The Huiozyma naganishii CBS 8797 chromosome 9, complete genome nucleotide sequence ATGGGTCAACGAGATCGAAACACATACAACACAGGGATCGCTTTCCGTGTTCCATTACCTTGGGTATAACGACGTTATTGAAAGATTTGGTACCTCGAATATCACAGAGATAATCGTTAAGTTATCCCAGTAcgatatcatcatcacaaCATACAACGTTATCAACTTAGAACTTCACTACGCTCAGTACAACGCAAATATAAGGTCGAGAAGAAACCAGTACACTACTCCCAAGTACGATTACTCCTCCCCGCTGTCATTGATGGAATTTTGGAGAATTGTACTGGACGAGGTCCAAATGCTGAAAAGTGACAACACACAGATTGCCAAGTGTACCAGTCTATTGAGTAGGATCCATACATGGGGGGTCTCTGGTACCCCTGTGCAAACGGTGCGTGACATACAAACCATCTTTTCGTACTTGAAAATTCAGCCGTTTGCGGAACTGAACGACATTATTATGAAATTGGATATGAGTTTGAGGAAAAGAAGTCCATCTTCAGAGATATTACGTAACGGCGTTCGATTCTCATTGCAGAAACTCAtgtcaatttttttaaaatatGACATCTGCATCAGACATACTAAAAATGACGTCGCTCATCAAATCCACCTACCAAAGCAAACCAACTACATCATCCCTCTTGAATTTAACCCCATTGAATGGGATAATTACTTGAATTTATGGAACGATTTCATTGCTGATTCCCATTTTGGTCCCAATGGGGAAAACGAAACCAATTTGTCATCCATACAGCTAAATCAATGGTTGGTAAGGTTGCGCTACCTGTGTTGCCATGCGATTATTCCCGAAAATATCGCTGATATGTTTGCATCCAAACATGGCAAGTCATTGAGAAAGAACCGCAAACTGAACGATATGtcaaaagaagatgagCAGAAATCTGCCGTTAAAAACATTGACGATGTTTTAAAATTGATGCAAGTAGATGCTATGGATACCTTGAACTCGTTGTACAGGGAGAATGTCCAGCTACAGATTAAATCTGCACAAGTCACAATGGAACTAGACCACGATCCTGAAGCGGGGATAGCTTTGCTGTGTAAAGTGATCACCGGGATAATGAGAGATTTGGAGAATAAGTTCCAAATAGCTGATGTGTTTTCGTTGGATAATGAGAAATCCAGTAATGTTAAAGTGCGGCCATATTTTGACTTGTTACACCAGagttatttttttatcgGGACTGGGTACTATTTCTTAGGTTCTAAGAAGCTGGAATTGGTCGACgaggaaaatgaaaagatcaaacttttggaaaatgGCTCGCCATTAAAGGAGTACGCAGAGGTTTACACACCAATGGAAATGGCACAGATTGAGAAAAACCAACAAGcggaaaaaaagaattatGATATTGCTGAGAAgttgagaaagaaaatgcTGTTGGAAAGGTCAGAGGTAGTCACGGAAACTACTAATGAAACCAGAGAGCTTTTTGATAAGGATGAATCTGGGAAATACTCCACAACCCTCGACATTATTGAGTTTGACGGAGCAAATGACTGGTCTGCAAACCACTTAGTAGCTACTGTGTTTAAAGCGTTGAGGCACATGATTCAATTGTTGAATAAGCAGGCTGAGCAGTTCAATGAGCTTACCAGCAACCTCTCGGAACTTCTTTACAAGCCAATTACGGGGGAAtatgatgaagaaaatgaagatgCCAAAGCAGAAGAGTATTCCAACTCTTTAGATGACCAGGACAAAATCTTTGCCATCTTTCACTGTTTAGAAGAGCTCTTGAAAAATCGTGCCTTTGCCATTCAATCTGAAGAcgaaaaaataaaaatcAATGCCAAAAATGCCATAGTGGTGGATCCAACATATTCTCCATATCATCAAGATTTGATCAAAAGTTTGATTTTGGTGGATAACGGGACTTCACTGAAATCCATTTTCTATGATTTGCGCAATTCCAAGATTGTCGTTTCGTCTTCGAAAAACAACACCAAGGATTTAACGGAAAGTTTTGAGGACTATTTATTGGGTTATTCCGAAGAGATTCCCAGGATGATGCGGGAGATGACAAGTGTCAAAGAGAGCTTGAAGCGATTCAACCACATTTATAATGCCAAAGTGGAATATTTTGGACAATTGCAAAGGATTTCCGATTCGTTGGTATCCCTGCTTCAATTAGAACCCACAAAACTAAACTCCGTCTTGAGGTCCTTAAAAAGCAATAAACGTTACGATCACAATTTGAAGAGGATCAACCAGATCGAATCGAGAATAAAATATTTGACGAATTTATCGAATTTGAACAAGGCGATTGAAAGTGAGAAAGTATTTAATTGCTCTATTTGTTTGGGGATTATTCATCATGGATCGATCATGAAATGTGGCCATTTCTTTTGCAGGGATTGTATCCATAGCTGGCTGAAAAATCAGAGAACTTGTCCGATCTGTAAAAGAGAGGCGACCTCTACCGAGTTATACAACTTCAAATTTAAAAACCACGATAACATTGACGTACCTGGCCCAAATATAAATTCGAAAGCTGCAACTGTGATTACTCCTCCGTCCTCCACCGAGGAAAAGGAGTCTGCACGAGGGAAGATCGCAGGGACAGACACTCGCGAAGATCAGGATCTTTTGTTTGCTGACAGATACGTGCGATTCCCGCAAATGGAGGATGTGTCCAGAATCAACATAAAGGAGAGTTTTGGTGCTAAGCTAGACTTCATGGTTAAGttgattctttttttgaaattgcaaAGCGAGACAAGCGATAAAGCCCCGCCTCAGATTCTGATCTACTCGcaaaactttgaattcTTGAAAATCATCAGCAAGATCTTGCATTTGAACCACATAAGTTATCTTTCGTGTCTCGCCAATTCCAAGTCTATCAGCGCGACCATTGACAAGTTTAAAACAAATAACAAGATAACTTGTTTGCTACTCAATGTAAGAGCGTTGGGTGCTGGTTTGAACCTGCTCAATGCCAAATACATCTTTCTACTAGACCCAATTATTAGCCATAACGAGGAACTGCAGGCAATGAGCAGAAACAATAGAATAGGGCAGGACTCAGAAACTTACGTCATGAACTTCATGATTAGAGATTCTGTAGAGGAGAGCATATTCAAGTACAAGTGTGTTTTAGACGAAACAAGGAAGCAGAGGGCGAGGAATGATGTTTCTGATGCtgatgaagacgaagacgGGGACTCGTTCGAGATCAGCGAAAATGCCACCGAAGTAGTCTCCGAGAAGCATCTGTGGCGTTGTTTCTTTCAAAAGTAACATACAAATATATCTTGCACTGGGTATTCTGTAGTTTTCTATGTACTCCTATGTATATATCAAGGACAATGACTGACGCGTGCACTCTCCACTACTACTAACTCAACACTTTTTCCAGTTTATCGTTATCGTCCATGCCATCCATAGTTTGAACGGCATACAACACTTCCTTCTTGCTGGATTCTGCCAGGGAGCCATCGCACATCACCATTTCGTTGAGGATGTCGTACGCCTTGGCAAAGTTGAAGATAATGTCCAGCTCGCAAACGTTCCCAAAGTAAACGTCCATCGTTTCCACATATCTGTGCACCAAGTCAAGGCACAACAGTTCGTTGTCCACGTTGGGCGTGATCCCAATTATAAAATACAAGCTCGCGTATCGCCTGTAGATGACCTTGTGGTCTGAATAGTCTAAAATGTTGCACATCTTCGGCTTTCTCCCCAGTATCAGCGGTGTTAGATCATTTATAATCTTCGTCTTCGCCTTCTCCGTCAGTGGCTGGTACCACTTCATCAACCGCACCTTCCCCTGTCTAGACACCAATAAAAGATACTTAATATGCGACATAGTTGGTGTTCCTGAAAGTCCCTGACCAAAAGAAAGGTCCAGTCGAGTCCAATGGAAGAAACCTTTATTAAGAGCTTCTTCAATAATTTGAACTAATCGATTTGGCAGCTGTGGGGATATGGAGTCACGTGACGGATTGGGACCAGCGATGAGCAGTACTGGATATGGTCAACTGCGACCCGCCAGTGGTCGAGCAGGGTGTTCGTCCCGCATGAGTCTCGTGTGCAAGATCGCTACATTTATGTGCTGTTTTGTCGGCTTGTCCGTGTTGGTTTAGCAACATTTTATTTACTATACAAAGCGGAACGATGAGGCATGACAGCTACCGGATCTATGTCCGGTTTAGTCGTCAGTCTCCACTGGCGGGGTCCATGGAGCCGGCTTGAAAAATTCCTGGTCTGCAATGACATCCTGTCTGAATTTCTCCTTATTGTCTGCAAATTCCAACAGATACTCGACCTCCAAGTCGTGGCACTGTCTGCCCAAAATGACGAGGGAGTGTAGCGGTTCCCCGGAGTCGTACTGCGACAATTCCTCAATGGTCCCCGCTTTGAAGGACTGGGCCGCGGAACCCAGTCTGCTGATGGCGACAGCTGGTGTCGCTGGCGTGTACGCCTTGGTGCCTCTAGTTTCCTCGATCTCCAGCAGCTGTTCGCAGCATTGGGATATGGACATGTACCGCGGTGGTTCGTATATCAACCTACCGCGGGCCATGTTCTCTATGCTTTGTTCCTTGACCTTGATGTCAAGCAGGACCAGTGTGTGGAGACCGATCTTGCGGTTCTCCATAATCTTGTCGTACCAGGAGTCCGGCCTCCAATTTTCAGTGAAGAACACCATCGAGATCGTCTGCCCAAAAGTATACAACTGCAACCCACACGATCCCACGGCGTTCATTACAGACGCATTGTGGACCACTTCTACTGGGATGCCGCTTTTCTTCGCTCTCAAGACCAGATCAGTGTGCGTGGTGGCCCCGAACGGGTCGCCAACCACCAGAAAAGCGacgtcctccttcttcgCATCCCTCAAGATATCGTCAGACCCGGTTTCCACCAGCTCTCTATCGGCCAAAATGATCGGTTTCCCATAATActcctccaattcctcCAACGACGCAGCCATCAGTATGGAGGTGTAGTGTTCCAGGTACACACGCTGGCAGTTCCGCACGGCCTCGAGCCCGCGGACCGTGATATCACTCTTGTACGAAAGGCCCAACCCGATTAAATACAGCATCGTGGCCAAATTTTGCAATGAACGACCAGTGAATTCAGCTTATGCGTCTGGCAAACGATCTTTCTTCCAGCGACAGAGTCATCGATGAGGTGTCAATCCTTttaaacaaaaatttttcagataTGAACAAAATTTACATATAATGATgagggagaaagaagaggggTGTTTGCTGCAATACACCTCTTTGAAGTCTGAGCACCAGAGAGAGACGGTGTTAAATATGAACCAGGACAGTGATGAGAGTGACCATGTGAGGGACATGGAGACGCATCCGTTGCTGTCTCCCAGCAACTCGAACGAAGTTCAACAGGGGTCCTTCGCCCAGGGTGTTGCTACcaggaagaagagaggTTCGAAGTATTGGCCCTTCTGGCTGGGCATATTTACAGGTCTGTGCACTATATTAGTGGTTGTGGGTGTGTCGTTTTCACTCCAAAGCAGGATCCCGAGCGAGAAGGCTCTGCAGTCGAACGTTGTCGAGATCACGAATGTCGATATTGAGAAGGTTACGCTGGATGGGTGGAGGGTCCCAGGTAAAGAGGGTTTGGACACCGAGGGAGGTAAGTTCTTGCAGATAAGCGCCAGGGTGAACGTATTCTTGAACTACGACGCTTTGAACGAGAGCAAAGTGCAAATGACTTTTGAGCAACAGAAATGGTTCAAATGGACCAGCGAGAACACAGTCAGGACGCTGTGCATTGATGTCAACAACGCTACGACGTTTGGCAGGAAGCCAGACGGGAAGGACGATGTGTTAGCAGGTGTCTACATCCAACACCCGGTGTGTATCGATCTACACAATGGGACCGTCACCAGCTTAAACGTCACGATTCTGGTTGAGCCACACATGAAGAACGTTCTCAAGAtaatcaaaaaaatctggAAACAAGATTACCAAGACTTGAACTTGTGGTCCACACTGGATATTTCGCTGTCGAAAAATGTCGGGAGTCTTGGGTATCTACATTTATTCAGGTTGCCCAACATCAAGATCAACTGGAACGACATCATAGACTGGGACAAACTTAGTAATCGGTTACAATATTTTCGAGACCAAATTGAAAACGATATTAACGTCAGCAATATCAGAATGGTCGATACGGAAAAGGGATTCGATGTTAGGATGGGGGTCGACCCCATGGAAAACCCGCTTTGGCATTTTTTAGATGATTTCTCGTGGTTGGAGATTCCCCAG carries:
- the IRC20 gene encoding E3 ubiquitin-protein ligase IRC20 (similar to Saccharomyces cerevisiae YLR247C; ancestral locus Anc_1.389), which produces MLRFISVDIPSGDVEFAVGLSELHSRGVDAGTDVQNKIVSPKRRLHLVSFQICVGTLKQAVDVDGVPVSLFLDAGRTLQVFIHDDLFCKIDLDNELVGDDVAMYLLELATWHSLQNKLRAQLTREEPPRKRVRLDDSTTKEQQRQLRQLQRKCKDLELTNIRLQYQGTAQGTFIISFDVSLIFKENQCNKFSVETNRFLDLLSSTHTHYLLESHEANSNFIQRLFLEQTVKHTNDILRDKLLPGDTVTNLNLKLLTFQRRSVQWLLDKERSAYKIDKPGQDSIDKDTILTFLNDRICYGYELLDSSVEENAMYWNRFTNFCLPYKYALGVFEDFHERGTLRVGAKGLLSEEMGLGKTIEVLALVLLNRRHLKNQTGKTYQNRERKVIHQTKTTLLICPNALLKQWVNEIETHTTQGSLSVFHYLGYNDVIERFGTSNITEIIVKLSQYDIIITTYNVINLELHYAQYNANIRSRRNQYTTPKYDYSSPLSLMEFWRIVLDEVQMLKSDNTQIAKCTSLLSRIHTWGVSGTPVQTVRDIQTIFSYLKIQPFAELNDIIMKLDMSLRKRSPSSEILRNGVRFSLQKLMSIFLKYDICIRHTKNDVAHQIHLPKQTNYIIPLEFNPIEWDNYLNLWNDFIADSHFGPNGENETNLSSIQLNQWLVRLRYLCCHAIIPENIADMFASKHGKSLRKNRKLNDMSKEDEQKSAVKNIDDVLKLMQVDAMDTLNSLYRENVQLQIKSAQVTMELDHDPEAGIALLCKVITGIMRDLENKFQIADVFSLDNEKSSNVKVRPYFDLLHQSYFFIGTGYYFLGSKKLELVDEENEKIKLLENGSPLKEYAEVYTPMEMAQIEKNQQAEKKNYDIAEKLRKKMLLERSEVVTETTNETRELFDKDESGKYSTTLDIIEFDGANDWSANHLVATVFKALRHMIQLLNKQAEQFNELTSNLSELLYKPITGEYDEENEDAKAEEYSNSLDDQDKIFAIFHCLEELLKNRAFAIQSEDEKIKINAKNAIVVDPTYSPYHQDLIKSLILVDNGTSLKSIFYDLRNSKIVVSSSKNNTKDLTESFEDYLLGYSEEIPRMMREMTSVKESLKRFNHIYNAKVEYFGQLQRISDSLVSLLQLEPTKLNSVLRSLKSNKRYDHNLKRINQIESRIKYLTNLSNLNKAIESEKVFNCSICLGIIHHGSIMKCGHFFCRDCIHSWLKNQRTCPICKREATSTELYNFKFKNHDNIDVPGPNINSKAATVITPPSSTEEKESARGKIAGTDTREDQDLLFADRYVRFPQMEDVSRINIKESFGAKLDFMVKLILFLKLQSETSDKAPPQILIYSQNFEFLKIISKILHLNHISYLSCLANSKSISATIDKFKTNNKITCLLLNVRALGAGLNLLNAKYIFLLDPIISHNEELQAMSRNNRIGQDSETYVMNFMIRDSVEESIFKYKCVLDETRKQRARNDVSDADEDEDGDSFEISENATEVVSEKHLWRCFFQK
- the APS1 gene encoding Aps1p (similar to Saccharomyces cerevisiae APS1 (YLR170C); ancestral locus Anc_1.388) — its product is MSHIKYLLLVSRQGKVRLMKWYQPLTEKAKTKIINDLTPLILGRKPKMCNILDYSDHKVIYRRYASLYFIIGITPNVDNELLCLDLVHRYVETMDVYFGNVCELDIIFNFAKAYDILNEMVMCDGSLAESSKKEVLYAVQTMDGMDDNDKLEKVLS
- the DPH5 gene encoding diphthine synthase (similar to Saccharomyces cerevisiae DPH5 (YLR172C); ancestral locus Anc_1.387), with the protein product MLYLIGLGLSYKSDITVRGLEAVRNCQRVYLEHYTSILMAASLEELEEYYGKPIILADRELVETGSDDILRDAKKEDVAFLVVGDPFGATTHTDLVLRAKKSGIPVEVVHNASVMNAVGSCGLQLYTFGQTISMVFFTENWRPDSWYDKIMENRKIGLHTLVLLDIKVKEQSIENMARGRLIYEPPRYMSISQCCEQLLEIEETRGTKAYTPATPAVAISRLGSAAQSFKAGTIEELSQYDSGEPLHSLVILGRQCHDLEVEYLLEFADNKEKFRQDVIADQEFFKPAPWTPPVETDD
- the TAG1 gene encoding Tag1p (similar to Saccharomyces cerevisiae YLR173W; ancestral locus Anc_1.386), with the translated sequence METHPLLSPSNSNEVQQGSFAQGVATRKKRGSKYWPFWLGIFTGLCTILVVVGVSFSLQSRIPSEKALQSNVVEITNVDIEKVTLDGWRVPGKEGLDTEGGKFLQISARVNVFLNYDALNESKVQMTFEQQKWFKWTSENTVRTLCIDVNNATTFGRKPDGKDDVLAGVYIQHPVCIDLHNGTVTSLNVTILVEPHMKNVLKIIKKIWKQDYQDLNLWSTLDISLSKNVGSLGYLHLFRLPNIKINWNDIIDWDKLSNRLQYFRDQIENDINVSNIRMVDTEKGFDVRMGVDPMENPLWHFLDDFSWLEIPQAVIPPLSWVYKVADCFGDFSINLTHLLTHSSAVDIGAKKISPSMSNSLTGPLPDDFLYQVCWSDEENTVTPLTKVLNSLFNSSNYLTVEAKAEISNSKPTTSDETALIPSDILSSILEDVSYFPVKQNVTFNMSSLIDEFFIDGMSLRWSNGRVSLGGTLVGIFDLSFYETNEERIHITHIKGNMELYHNDRHFITVPMKVWSNATSNIMHDEDNKNATMLELTFDIDDEFVQVTNRMELTKCFNEIFFSGETLITFSNDLDIVVESFLGDIVVTGLKTEGETVVH